The Thermodesulfobacterium sp. TA1 sequence AGCCTCATCTCCCTATCAGCCATCGAAGAAGCCCTAAATGCTCGCTTCGGACGCCTTGCCGAAAAAAACATCAATGCCCTCAAAAGGGCTATCGATGAAACCAAAATCTACTAATAAGGAGTTAAGCCATGCCTAAAGAACAAGGCCTCGTAAGCTGGAAACAACTCGCACCAGGTATGTATATCCTTGAGCCTGGTAACTCCAAAAAGTTTAAAACCGGTGACTGGAGAGCCTTCAAACCCGTCCTCGATAAAGATAAATGCATCAAATGCGGTATGTGCTATATCCTATGCCCTGACATCTGCTACCAACCAGACCAAGAAGGCTTCTTCATCTCTAACCTTTTCTACTGTAAAGGCTGCGGTATCTGTGCCGCACACTGCCCTAAAAAAGCCATTACCATGGTCTTAGAGGAGGAATAACATGGCTAAAAAAATCGCTAAAGAAGTCTCCGTTGCCGTGGCTGAGGCTGTAGCCCAGTGTAATGTTGACGTCATTTCAGCCTACCCTATTACCCCTCAAACCCATATCGTCGAACACCTCGCAGAACTTGTTAACAACGGCGAGCTTGATGCCGAATACATACCTGTTGAGTCTGAACATGCTGCCATGAGTGCCTGCATCGGTGCTGCTGCAACAGGGGCTAGAACCTTTACCTCTACCTCCTCACAAGGCCTCCTTCTCATGTACGAAAACCTCTACATCGCTCCTGCTCTACGCCTGCCTATCGTTATGGCTCTTGTCAACCGCTCTGTCTCTGCCCCTATCAGCATCTGGAACGA is a genomic window containing:
- a CDS encoding 4Fe-4S binding protein — encoded protein: MPKEQGLVSWKQLAPGMYILEPGNSKKFKTGDWRAFKPVLDKDKCIKCGMCYILCPDICYQPDQEGFFISNLFYCKGCGICAAHCPKKAITMVLEEE